The genomic region CAGCAGGACTGTGTTGTATTCAAAGGGGTTTCTGTATTCCACAGCCTGTAGTTGTGCACAATGAAAACTTGCAGCAAATCACCTATCATACTGCTGGAGTTGATGTACATCACATTACTCCCAGGTAAGACAAAAcgttttaaactttaaacttttttaaaggCTGATTACATTGCATCTTATGTACGGTATGAAGGCTTCTGTGTGTGGAAcatataatttagtttaggctaatatttattttatctcattaaaaatgacatgacatgaaatgtttttgagaCTCAGTTGTGAAACTTCCTCTTTAATACAATTTACAAACAAATTTTAGAGCCAAGTTCtataataatacatacataGCTTTATTACAGTAAATATTCAGAGATGTAGAAAGATTAGTATGTAACGTGCCTTACTCTGTCTGAAAAAAGGTCAGTTGAGTAATtactaataaaaacaaagtcaatCAGAGTGTAAACAGTGTAGTCAGAGTTCAACATTACTTCTGCCACCAAATCATCACATCGCATTATTTTCTTGGCAGTTCTTGAGGCACAAAAAGTCAAAGTCTGGCCTGAAGTGACTGGATACCTCGGACAGGATGTCACCCTGCCATGCCACTTTATCCCAGGATCAAAAGGCGAAAATGTTACTCAGGTTCAGTGGGATCTGAATCCACCACAAGGAGAGAAACTGAACATTATTGTTTCTAATGGGAACTATGGAGTTGCTGctcaaaatacatttctgaaggAGAGAGTGGACATTAAAGAACAATCCTTGATAATTAGACAAGTGGAAATGAGAGATGCAGGGTCATACACCTGCAATATTGCAGCCTTTCCTAGTGGTTCATTTGAAGGAACCACCAACCTTGTTGTTCAAAGTGAGTAAGAAAAGcatttttacacaaacaaaacataggGGAGACCGGGAGTGGTTGTAACACAGGTCAGTTGTAACACATCTAATTTCTCCAATCAGGAAGTTACAAATCACCTTATTCCACATGGGGAAAAGTAACTAAattttgaaggaaaaaaaaataaaaaaaacacaagaatttgcatgttttgtcttaaatcatgtttattgtGTGTCCATGTATATATCTTTAATGCAAGTTGTTAGTGCTAAGGTTTTAGCTGTAAACTGTAAGGTTTGGGTTAGTTGTAACAACAATGTAATGGTTTCAACCTacccaaagaaaatatttagttgtatttatgttttctttttgtatttcagTATGTGTCTGACTCAcaaatagtaatgtttaattgttttattattatgttcaaaTGTTAGACCCGTAGGCTTCCCTGTGGGCCCATGAGGCCTGAACTCAGTGCCATATGTCTGTCACCACTGTGATGATGCAAGACTaacaagcacatacacacatactaaaattataatatttaggtggtgcacatttgcacattttgaaaaattgtaTTATTATGTTTGCTACTATGTCACTATTATGACTGACAGCAACTAAGATACTTGGATcattcctacacacacacacacacacacacacacactcacacacacacacacacaaatacttaGTTTTACTTTAAGCTCGACTAGGAAAGAATATGAAGAAGCATGAGAGACTGATCCTCTCCATCTGTGACTTCCCTGAAATATATTAACAGGACCTTAAAAGGAGGGCGTTTACATGAATAGATTTATCAGCTATATGaataatatagcctatataatataataatatagcctatcagctaacgttacttagcCTATAGTTTCACTTCTATGAAGGAATACagtgcacagaagccgttgccgtgGTTACTATCTATTGAGCGCCttccgtttactcgcggagcgccTGTCTCAGTGTCTTCACATGAGaagcgcagagcgaccccgcgGGGCCGGGCGACTACGCAGGCGGGCTGtcgcttcccgtgtgaaaaggcctttacaTATAGTTTGTATCACATTTTGAATGCACTGGTATAAAAAATCTCAGAGATGctaacagaaatgtcaaaaatgttacaaccatccccaGTCTCCCCTACATACACGAATACAATattttgttgggtttttttacatttgaagttGACATACTGTCAATTACTTGTCAGTGGGGAATAAAATGGCTTTAATTTTCTTAGTAAATAAGTGGGATCATTTAATACAACTTTTAAAAGAAAGATTATGctatgtgtgtgttgcctaaTATCTCCCAACTATACCAAAGAAATAGCAATGATAAACGGACTGGGATAATGTAAAGACCCTTAACTTAAAACAGTTTCacaatagacacacacaaagttcaTCACAGTAATGTTTCTTCTCCCAGAACAGATGCCGTTATCACCAAAGATGGTTTCTGCAATAGTGATTGCAGTCATGTTGCTGTTATTGATCATGGCCACCATAACTTACCTCATCTTCatcagaaggtgtgtgtgtgtgtgtgtgtgtgtgtgtgtctgatgtgtATTTTGTGTAGGAGTGTAGATGCTATAGAGAAAAAATCCATAACCAAGACTTTTATGTCATAAATGTGACAAATATATCagcattaataattaatgtaatgCATATTTATAACTACATCGGTCATGCTGGCTGTTATATTTAAAAGTATTACTGTATATGCTGGACTAATGAGGATCTTGTTCCTCTTTCTATTTTGGTCTTTAatttgtatatatacagtacacaaaTTACAGAAACAACCAACCAACTTTTTAAGATGGTGAGCTACCATGAGCTGTTTAGGCGTATGCATAACTCTGCATCatgtagttttatatttattgttagaCTTGTAAAAttcttcaaaacattttcttggcTTATTTAAGACGGTATAAATGCTTTATACAAAAGGGTTTCAAGGAttagaaagaaaatacagttcAGGTCAGGTTATTACATGCAGAAACTAAACTAATTGCAgcaactttgttgttttttcttattCAGACTTCATTCTTCGGTCAGACACCGTGTCCACATTGGTGAGAACAAAAGCACAAGTTCCCCTTCACTCTATTTCTACACACCTAATGTATTAcacatgaatgtattttttgttgcatctgttgttgcttttttcaGTTCCCTTGACCAAATCTATCTGTATCTGTCTTTCAGATACAGGTGGTTCAGTGATTGATGTGGCCAGGCCACCTGTTATTGAGGAGGTGAGCTCAGAGTTCGTTTGAAGCTAAATTTCTGACTTACAGCTGAATACGTTTCAGTCAAATTAAGTTCAattatgctgttgttgtgataaGGAAAAGAGATAAAAGAGAGCAAAGTAACAAAGTTTCCACCTTGacactttctctcacacttACTTATAGGATGTGGTCTACTCTGACATCAAGCTCAAATCATCCCGAGATGCCACACCTTCATTcaatgacaaacacacagagacagctcGTGCTGATGATGTCACATACTCAGAGGTTGTAGTTTTGCGCCAGCAGcccaaatgatatgaaatgtatgTATTCTAAGGTGATGTTGAAGCTGTCTTTCTTATATTTGCTGatgacaaaagaaataacagctGCTGTGTGCGAGTTGCATTTACCATAATTTTGGTATCATAACTCTAACTGCTTAACTGCATAACTGCTCCTAAAATAAAACCTAACCTTTCTGGCTGCTCCAGGCCATCTATTGATGTTCTCATATAACCTTTTTCCATGGGCACGTTTCAAGCCAAGCAGTGATGATGTGTTTCCACTACAGCCTCATAGCAGGTGATACAGCATAAAGGAAATGCAATATGTTTATCACCGAGTTAACAGAGACTACAGTCTGCAGCCATGCTCGCAGTTGCACTCTGTCTGTACTTGAGCTAAATGCtcacatcagcatgctaacatgcttaatGATACTGCTAGCAcgttgatgtttagcaggtataatgttcaccatcGGATGGCATATAAGCATAcgaacattttttatttactccTAAACActaagtacagctgaggctgatggaaatgtcattaaatttgcatgtatttggtcataaaccaagcTGTTGGacaaattttgacctgatgtcAGGAGATCAAAGTTATTCCAATACATCTTCTGGGGGCCGTTAATGCCTGTTCcaaatttcacagcaatccatcaaatagctGTCAAGATATAAAGAACTAAAAGTGTAAGCTGATGGTGGCcctagaggaaaggtcagaggATCGCTAAGGCCAGCaggcttcatcctctggggactgTGAGTGTCTGTACcatatttcatggcaatccaatGTTTTTGCAGGCAATTTCTCTCATGTAATGTTCTAGTTACGGATGTGTTAGGCAAAAATATTATCTGGCTCCAATGACCTGCTGTGTTTTGACTGTGGCCAAGATAACTAAACATTATGAGTAGATCACACAACAATTGTGTTCCTTCTTTGCTGGCCATCAAAGGAGGaagacaaaataagaaaaatgtaaaaatacacaatcaAGAGGGAACTAACTCCTGGGTAGCATGTGATGGCAAGAGCTGAAGGCATCTGGGACTTTAAATGTAATGCCAAACTTGCATTACAATTATCTTTCTAGATTCTAATTTTATGGTGATTTAACTACATTGGACATAATGTTGTGTGGTTTCAAATTCCTACTTGTTCTTTCCTAATCCTGCTTATTTCTTCACACTTACAAACCTGTGCAGcagctttaaaacaaaaacaagaattgcatactgtatgtattccAATTTGGTAATAGTTTAAGTATTACATCCTGCCCTGTATTCTGTCTGCTTTGGGTCTGAACTTTGCTCAGTGTCAATGGCAGAATCCTGTATGCAGATGTTACGGTCTGATAATGCCATATGTGGAAAAGGTGACAAAATATAGTTGGTTTGTTTGCAAAGTTGCTGTAGTAGTGCACACCATCTCTGAACATTACCATCAGAGATTTAAGTGTCTGCGAGCAGCATTTCCTGACAGTGCGATTTTGTGGGTGTGAGATTTTGTCTGCTCACTTTGTGTTGTCAGAAGAtaagcagttttttttgttgtgtagaaatgcaaacaaacaaaaagcgctcatatacatttttttatttgctgtgttATTCCGTTTACCTTATATTGAAAGTCAGTGCATGAAACAATCAAAGTAATGCATTTGAGATATGTCAGTGGTGTTGCTTGTTGCTTATCAACTCATGCAGACAAGTGGAGAGATGGACAGAATCAACAGTGCACAGTTATGTACATTTTATCTACATttgctttaaaacaaaactttttgtttgttgcttAATAAAATTCTTCATTTTCACAGATCTTGTGAAATCCGCggtttctcttcttttcttggTTTGTTCTGTACTGTAGGGTTATGACAGGAAGTAGATAAGAGAGATAAGACAAATGCCGTTTGAAGGTAGTTCATCATATTACtcagacagagaagaaaaaatgcAGTTCACTCATAAAGCAAAGACACGTTTCAATGTAGTAGTACTACTGAGAATAAGCCATGCATATTCATGAGCTTTGTTGTGAAGTAATCTAACCTGAGGAAAAAACAGCAAGCATTTTCACGACTGGTAATGCAAGGCAGAGAGATAGTTCCCAAATGCAGACAGTCAAGGCAAACCTCCTGTGCACTTACACAGGGGCCTTTCTATGAAAGCTCAACAAAATTAACTCCCATCCATAATTGCGAGTTAAGGAAACACCACCCTGATTAAGGCAAGATAGCTGAAAACATTTGGGGTTTGGAAAAGAGTTGTGTAactggttttattttaatgaacatGTGTTCAAGCAAAACTGGTCTGCACCTCCCTCAGTGTACATTGTGAAAATTAGTAATAAGGAACCATTATTAGATTTgtaatttcactttattttagaCACAGAGCCACTT from Micropterus dolomieu isolate WLL.071019.BEF.003 ecotype Adirondacks linkage group LG03, ASM2129224v1, whole genome shotgun sequence harbors:
- the LOC123968053 gene encoding pregnancy-specific beta-1-glycoprotein 11-like, which gives rise to MCAGEGILPLGPLSGAVAGTVKFTTTLIPPESPFLSVSWSFNGSNIITSTSINVTGPGYDSRISLDRATGALELRNLVLEDSGEYTVTVIADRGLQQQGKITLNVYVMITGATIRSPAAILIEDKSSTNLSCEASGSISTILWMKDGLSLHSGGRVSFSMDNRTVFIQPVHSSNHGTYQCQLCTMKTCSKSPIILLELMYITLLPVLEAQKVKVWPEVTGYLGQDVTLPCHFIPGSKGENVTQVQWDLNPPQGEKLNIIVSNGNYGVAAQNTFLKERVDIKEQSLIIRQVEMRDAGSYTCNIAAFPSGSFEGTTNLVVQKQMPLSPKMVSAIVIAVMLLLLIMATITYLIFIRRLHSSVRHRVHIDTGGSVIDVARPPVIEEDVVYSDIKLKSSRDATPSFNDKHTETARADDVTYSEVVVLRQQPK